Below is a window of Fibrobacter sp. DNA.
ACGGCAAACGAGCTGCGGTGCGGGCAGCCCGGGCAAAGCATAGGCGGCTTGCCCTTGACCGGGACCGGATCCGGGTTCTTGTCGCCGGCGATAATACGGCGCACGCGGTTCACGTCGAGTTCGCCGAAGCGGAAAATCGGGTCGAACTTGGATTCGCACTGGATACCGGCGGCCTTGATGTTCTCGGCGAGCCACGGGTCGTTTTCTTCAATGACCAGGAGGCGCTTGCCTTCGAACTTCTTCGCGAAATCCTTGATGAGCTGCATCGGCAGCGGGTAGGTCATGCCGAGCTTGAGGATGCTCGCTTCGGGGGCGGCTTCACGCACGTGGTGGTAGCTGATGCCGCTCGTGATGATACCCATGTCGGCGCTGCGCATTTCCACCTTGTTCGGGCCTTCGGCCACGTTCCAGGCTTCCATCTCGTCCATCTTGGCGCGGAGCTTGCGGCCAGCCGGCTTGGAGAAGCCGGGCACCATCACGTGCTGGGCGATATTGCGCTCGAAGTTCGGCACCATGGCCGGGAGTTCTTCCTTCGGGACCACGATGGACTTGGAGTGGTCCACGCGGGTCGTCATGCGGAGTATTACAGGAATCTTGAACTTTTCGCTGGTCTGCACCGCAATGCGGAAGAAGTCGTAGGCTTCCTGGGAGTTGGAGGGCTCGAACATCGGGCAAACGGATGCCTTCGCATGGTTGCGGGTATCCTGCTCGTTCTGGGAACTGCCCTGACCCGGGTCGTCGGCAACGATCCACACCATGGCACCGTCCACGCCCGTGTAGGTCGCGGTGTAGAGC
It encodes the following:
- a CDS encoding thiamine pyrophosphate-dependent enzyme; translation: LYTATYTGVDGAMVWIVADDPGQGSSQNEQDTRNHAKASVCPMFEPSNSQEAYDFFRIAVQTSEKFKIPVILRMTTRVDHSKSIVVPKEELPAMVPNFERNIAQHVMVPGFSKPAGRKLRAKMDEMEAWNVAEGPNKVEMRSADMGIITSGISYHHVREAAPEASILKLGMTYPLPMQLIKDFAKKFEGKRLLVIEENDPWLAENIKAAGIQCESKFDPIFRFGELDVNRVRRIIAGDKNPDPVPVKGKPPMLCPGCPHRSSFAVLKELDCIVSGDIGCYTLAALPPISAMDYMIDMGAAIGMGIGLRNVLPREQAKKVVSVIGDSTFVHSGITGLVEAGYNRPDTGHVVIILDNSITAMTGQQEHPGTGRHLDHSPAYKLDYGAIAKTAGFDNVYEVNQVKEPEEFKRLVKEALEKDELTLIVAKSPCILALKSILAWDKANKEKAEKALAESEAAAKKNGNF